TTTCCTGtccatgaaatttaattaaaaattacaCAGTAATACATTTTCATCCCTCATTTCAAGCAACAGTACTGTAATTGTGCACAAACTGTAAATATTTACTATCATTTCTTTGTTCTTAGCAGTAAGGTCTAAGGGCAGTCATTGGTAaaagggatatatatatatatatatatataaagtgagatattaaagaaaaaacatcaacgaaatgcctttcaaacacactggatcccagaaggatacaagaacataaagataaaattatagagtatgagaaaaaatatatgttcaaacagtgtcaaaagtttaattataaacccgagcgctttcggctttttaaaaaagcctttttcaagggtagcataaatcaaaacaacacagcaacggcgtaaatacTAGTCTTACTAGATTAGCCTGCTGAAGCATTATTTTCCCCACTAAGATTAAAAACACAGATACTAGTAGTTCATTTTAGCAGATATGAAATCACTTTAGGCAATTggacatagtttttaattaacatcgaccacaacatagattttctttttccgctaccttctctgttgaaaacggcgttaaacacaaaaccaatgaacgaaatcctcaggaaaaatacagggaaccaatcaaaaacgctctatttttataaaaccgctatttttatttatcactcattctgttgatcgatatgttcattgagcatttatatatcgaactatacaggcggtatttacgccgttgctgtgttgttttgatttatgctacccttgaaaaaggcttttttaaaaagccgaaagcgctcgggtttataattaaacttttgacactgtttgaacatatattttttctcatactctatatatatatatatatatatatatatatatatatatatatatatatatatatatatatatatataaggctGATCTGGTTTTAGTTCTCAGTTTCTTACTTGGATTAAAATCTACTGGaaaattgttataattatgtGAATTCACATCTGTAGAAATAATAAGGATCAcagtcaaaaaaaaaagagattgtaTGAATAATTTAATATATCCATTCTTCAACAATTTTCCCATCGAAACTATGTAATTAGGTAACCATCTGTATCATCTGTAAGTATAACATTTCTTCAGATTTTCTATTCTtgttattcaaaacattttttctccCTTTACTGGATACAGTTGTCTGAAAACCCCAAGTAGAATTGTAACAGTGTTCTAGAATGTCTGTGATATATGTTTGCCATAGTCCTGTAAATATTGTGTAATGAAATCCACAGCATTGTTTTTGAATATTAACGTGTAACTACATGAGAAAGGTATTCTATGCTTAGTTTTTGAGACATTTAAGATTTGAAATTTCTGTCAAGTTTATAAACTAGATTTACTTCTTTTAGCTTACTCACGAAGAATGCTTGAAGTTTATTTGAATGAGTCTGCTTCCTTCAAGAAATGGCGCTGGTGTCATATATGGAGGAGAAACTGTAAATCTTATGTGGGTTACAGAACATGACTTCTGGGCTCGCACCTTAGTCACTACAGACTTATTTTACTGATTCAGATTCTACTTTTTTGAAACATGAAAAGTTCTTTTATTAACATGTTGCAGACTGGTATGTTGATAACATCATTTAAGCATATGGTACCTTTTCTTGTGACTTGTTTCATGTTAGTTAATGCACAGTTCTTACTCGTAAAGTGTATTTTATGCTATAGGAATGTACAGAATAGGTTATTTTAGTCTTATTAGTAAGCACTTTTTTGAAAAGGAAGGAATGACCAAAATGTTAATGAAAgggtttttttccatatttttctatGAATATAGGTTGTAACTAAACATTTGGTCTTAGTTTAAATGTAATTAAGAAAGTCATTTTGTAAACTTCTCATTTTGAATGGTATAAAATTGAATATTATTGTGGTGGTGAATGTTAGCTGTTattatgattgttcaaattaaaaatgtataCCTTCTTAACTCAGACTGGTAtgttaaatttatttgtaatagCAACATGTGTGCAACATGTATGTCTAGTTGCAATATGCATACTACCTGTATATTTACTTAAGAGCTGACACTTTATGGTACTTCATTTCAGTTTGACCCATTTTCTACTTTTTAACAATCTTTACCTAGCATTCAGGATCCTGTACAAACAGTAGATACCGGAACTAACTTTCGAAATAATTGACACAGACACAAGGATATTTAAATGCAAAGCCACCACCTtgctttataaaacttttaaagcaAAGGATCATATGTGTAAGATTTTGGTAGGGATGTGAGTTAGATTCAAATGTTGAAATTCAGATAAACTAAAAAGTGTGTTTCATGATGTGAAAGATCTTAAATAGATAGAAAGTGGGCATGACCATTATGTAACTAGATTTTAGATTTGTAAAGGTATGAAGTttgaaatatgagccgtgccatgacaaaaccaacatagtgggtttgcgaccagcatggatccagaccagcctgcgcatccgcgcagtctggtcaggctccatgctgttcgcttttaaagcctattggaattggagaaactgttagcgaacagcatggatcctgaccagactgcgcggatgcgcaggctggtctggatccatgctggtcgcaaagccactatgttggttttcccatggcacggctcatatgtcttaCCAGCATTAAGAATATTCATATCTTCAGATGAAATTACAATGTATTTGGTTTGTTTCATGtggcattttttttcttgtttatttgacattttcagtTAATTTTGCGTGTGTAGAGTATATTTTCGGTATTTGTCTTGAAGTTTCGGTATGtagtttttatttgtatttgcttttAACTGCACAGTTACTATTTTGGTCTAAAGATAAATCATCTTATTGTAAAGTTACCTTTAGACCAAGTTATTATTGAAACTTTGGTTGTGGTCATTGAGGGTTAGAAAATGAGGTCAGATAGTGAAATAGAAATAAGTATCAGTACACACGTTGGTACAAGTATAGGGATAAGACATTAATACACAAACATGTGTGATTTCGCTATTCTTGTATATAAACTTTGCACAGAAACAAAATGTATGGCATTTATAGGTGATGACATTATGATTCTAGTACAGTTATTTTTTGTTAagttgccccatgtggttctaagacgatctatgtatgaaaagaattggaaccactgccttacctttgcatgatcgtaaaaggcgactaatagggtcttaacacttggttttgttgtaactctgtgattccagcagttatgcaaattttgatttcacacctcatgtttttatttcgatgtaaatgagatgtgaatccaaaatttgtagtcctgtatggcgccatataacatatactgtgttggtgcgccgtaaaacccaaataaataaatattgttgttAAAGTGGTAATGgcgacagttttttttttaaaaaaataccaatGACCGGGGTGCATAAATCAACAGCACTACCAAATTCATGTattcaatgtttttaaatgatcTCTTTATTACAACAATGACAGTAACAGGATATCGTTGAATAATTCAGTAGAAATgaatacaatttcaaaaataataaattttcatacaAGTTGATTTGAGAACGTTTTTCCTGTTAGTATAATGCCAGGACGTCATGAAAAGAGgtttttaagcaaaaaataattgtaaaccatttttacttgaaacttttaTGAGAAAAGACAAAAAAGCCTGATCGTATATggttgctgtaaattatttcacATGCAGGTCAAAAGTAAGTCGGGGTTTTGTTTGCATTCAATTCGGAATACTATTTGTTGGATAAAGTTTTTGAGTCCGACAGATTGTAAAATGTTCAAAtcaatgaataattattttaagaaaaactcTAAGATACTTTATTATTCTTGATGACATGATGTACAGTAAATAAACTACAACAATGTTCAGTTTATCATTTTACTTCAGAGTTGTAGGAAACACACATGTTgactattgtttgttttttttttcgtttatatgTAACCATCTTTCGTTTTACCATCgtacaaatatttatttgtattacaatataaaatataataaaggaaaaaaaaatatatcaatgtaCTTGTTGTTACATTTCAGTGAGCGAACGTCCTTCTCATGGTGAGTACACAAAGATGACCTATATCTGAAATTACCGAAATCTATCGGCACGTGGGTCTATCGTAGTGGTCTGTACATAAAGATGTCTAAATATATTGTCACATAGTAATTATCGTTTATGATAACATGCTGTAAAAAGCTCGTACAAAATGCTGCCCTATGCAGGTTTCCTAAATTAAGTTGAATATCTGTTGACGTCTACACttttatttaccaaaaaaaaacaggTAGCCAGAAGGAATATCCATAGTCAAACATGTATTATGTAATAATGAAAGAATCGGACTTTTTACAGGACAGAAACTCGTTACTGACACTAGGTGAAAATGTAACGTGTTTCATAATGTCCCTCGTCCATTAAACTAGGTTGAAGAAATACTGACAAGATTTTAGGAACTTAATGTATGTAAACCTGTGTAATACTTCGCAAATATCAAGCGTTTTTGGGAAATTCATCGAAACTATCACTGAGCTGTGCATAACAGGTAccaaaatgaagagaaaaaatgCGTATTTGGAGGGAGATCAGTGCACCTGGAGGAACTTCCGTAGAGCTCTTTCATGTTTAGCAGACGACAATCTGTAGTTACACGGATACTCCCAATCGTCACAGTATTCCTCCCGCACGATCTCGTCCCAGGATCGAACCACCACCTTGTCCCCATCCACTGACAGTCCGTTCTCTACTGCACGGGAACAGTCTCTATTTGACCCGAAGGTAACAATCCAGCGGTCAAGGACGCTACCGTCTGCTGATCGAACAGATACTGGGTCAAACTGAAGAGTTTTCAccttaagaaataaaaaagagaagATTATCTGTAATTAGTTGATTTTGTAATGGGAACGTTACATTATTTCTGTTAACTTCTTTATTGTCATACATAACTGACAACATGACTACAACATATTATAGTGGCTCTTGGACATTTTGTGTGTGAACTGCCTCACCATTGCTTGATCGTAAACAATGACTAATAGGGTCTGAACATTTGATTTTGCTGTATCTCTTTTATTCCAACCGGTAAAAAGTTTTGATTATTCATGTCGATGTAAATGAGCTGTGAAACCAAAGTATTCATTCCTGCTTGGTGCTATACAACCTGCACTGTGTTTGTGCGTCTCAAAAAATCACTGAGAAAAGATTTAACATTGATTATTTAAGAGCTGAAATCAATTCCTAATTTGGCGAAAGAAAGATGAAGCTAGCCAGCCAGTTGAACTTATCCGATTATAAATCACATGAATAACGGATCGGCAAACACATGTTCTTAGATTTAATAGTCTGCAAATGGAGCGTTTGACCGCAGCAAAACGGTTCAATTACAGTTTTcaagaataaatatataaaaagagcCAGTACCTCACACTGTATCTGGGTTTCGACTAGACGCTTGACCTGCACGTGATCATACTTCCAACTGTCACGAAGACTGAAGCAGACGGCACTCTTCAGGTTCTGTCTTGGCGCGTTCTTGAGATGTGTAGAAGGCGTGACTCTGTTTGCCCAGTTGACGGATTCTTTCACCTCCTCTAACAAGGACTTTTGTTTTGTCGGTTGAGCTCTACCGAAAGacatttaaaataacaaattattcCAACTGTTTAATTTATGCCCGATTCATTGTGGTTAAGACAAGTTTAATTCCAGTTCTTGATCTTCCTTTCTTTCCTAGAACTGGGATCATAAATGACAACGTctaaaaaattaaatcaataattgACAACGTTAATCTGTCACGGTTTAACGTCACGACGTACACATGTATACACCACAACTGAGTATTATATCAGAGTTCTTATAgaattttacttttactttattCAGTGTTCTAAGTAATGCACAGGAATCTAAaagtatatttctcaatacaaattatttctaaattattcaTATGTAAAAGCTAGCTTTGAAATAGGAGACACCGAATCGATACAAACCGACACGGCTGTTGCATGTCAGGAGAAATTTATCATGAATCCATTTTCTCGTAGGAAATGTTCTAGCCAGAAAAGTGGGTTTTTAATCTAGATAGCATGGCTAAATAAAGAAACATTCATCCATGGAATGGAACGTCAAATGCACGCGTATACGCCTGCTGACGATCTATAATTACTGTTACCCTGCTGAGACAAGATTTATATTCCAGAAACATTAAACGAAATGTGGGATTTTCAATTAGAAAACAACACAAAGCAGAGAAAATTTCAGAGCAGAGAAATTTTGTCATGTTTAGTCTGCTGAGATGAACCACCGACCCTAAAtgcttgaaataaaaatatgataatattataaataatctTACAGTATTAGGTAACTAACATGATTTTGATGAATAAGACATGCATTAAATGGATTGAATACACTGTATATTTCACATTTGGCTATTAAAGTAAActaaaaccaaatttaaaaaaaaaaaaaaaaaaaaaaaaagaacttttttctcCATAACAAGCAAACGAAATGTAGCCTAgcctattatatttttttttcaatttcaatggATAAATGAATTGTCTATTTTGATAGATAATGGTCTGTCTGTGACCGGTTTAATTGTACAAGAAGTTTCTGAGAAAAGACCACATGTAAGTCCATATATCGACGATGTACTCTATGCAAATGTCCTGTTCTGCTCTGTTCTTAACACAAATTTTAGTCTTACAAATACAGTACAAACAACAAAGTCAGTGAATTCACCCCCGTCCATTAgtgtctttttttatttccatatatttACTAATTTCGAGGCAAAGGGCAAACACGGCAGTTACTGAAGAGAACCTAAAGTAatctatatttttgttaaatttcatgaagatccatcgatgGATTTCTTTATTATGTtggaatttatggattgtaaaacaattaaagggcaattactctaaagtattggacccgtaatagagtacctcctttttgaagagtattcaattcctaccataaacctattttgactgcaattttcagggggcgtaggttcaagccccactgggaccataatttttctctccatattttccttttttctagtaaatttttacttcttacaagacttattatggatgtattgtacaaaagtggaaaattttcatttcataagcgatttcttgctattcaaagtgaatttacctctaaatcaggaggggtagagtaagacatctttaaaaatactgagttacatgcggtaaaaattCTCTGTgttgtctcattaaatctgtttacttgaggcacccttgaAAAagatgatatttacagttttattttgtgttttataattgtttaacaatagtttgatgtttcttttatcaaaataaatgttgtaatgaattctctgcaaacgttttagatagtggccatcacatcgaaatttgtctctacttgagcttgaggaaataccataaattatacaaaatttacaaaaaaacggcacggtaaaagttgtttaaaatttgcaaaacagtgcgaaacatggtcaactttaagaatataacaAACAagtgccattttttaaacattactattaggggtccaataccttaagttactgaagtgatcctcATCCTGATAAAAATTGCGCGTGCACTACAGCCTTAAAGTGATCAAcatttgtgtaaattttcatgaagatccatcaacatGTTCCTTAGATACAGTAACAAATCCCTATTTTTTTTATCAGATCAAGGGAAAACTGCTATTATTGGATCAACGGGGATAATACTACATATGTGCTGTAATTAATGATTATGCGAGGTTTGTCGATTCGAGCTAAAAGGCTTTCTGAATTATATGTATTTTCAATTTCGGACACAGGATATAGAGATAGagcctaaaattttcaatgatagtaatacattaaataaagtctagaaatggATTTCCAAGttcttgaaataaccaaaaatgatttcacaaatgtgaagtttatgatagttttgttaatacatgtatcaataacagaaattttaatttttaatttaaagttgtgatccacaaagaatgacaactcttgccttgggctagtacttataagcaaagatatctattagtttacttcccttgcaattacacaattgagtggaaaatgaaaactgttttagacacaatatcatacttttttgcacaacaaaaacatttaggatttattaatttgtgtttgatttatccctcaaaacatggttcctatgattctgtcaacttacatatggtaaaaaattaacttttaacaagccaataataaaatgaagtaccagtaagtaattaatagtgcagataaaacagttttgcttgtatcaaaatgtcacaatagaagcacttttgtaatacagaacacctggtaggattagtaaaggtgcaattatattgatctctatttcgtATGCCTACAGGATAATTAAAGCATTTATTTTGTATTGATGTGGTATATCATATCTcctcaaaaatatattatttagcCCTTTTAGTATTAACAGGGCTTTTCGCGAATTGAGGATTTTGCATGATCTAGATATACACTTTACATCATTCTTAAGGTCATCGACAGGATGGTAGTAGCatctttattatttaaaaaaattgagccgcaccatgaaaaccaacatagtgcatttgcgaccagcatggatccagaccaacctgcgcatccgcgcagactggtcaggatccatactgtttgctgaaggtttctttaattgcagtaggctttgaaagcccacagcatggatcctgaccagactgcgaaaatgtgcaggctggtctcgatccatgctggtcgcaagtgcactatgttggttttctcatggtgcggctcaaatgatcaTTTTATGTTTCCTATTCTAAAAACCAAGTAAAATGGCAattgtataaaaaatttttttagaaattttaggaCGTTTTTGCATGGAAATATTGCTGCTAGGCTATTGTATCCTGAAAGTTTGATATCAACGGCATTaaacaaataaagtcaaaatataagtaaaaaataCCGGGGTGTCTAAAACGGAcgaaatttacatgtaaaagtaCACCACCCAAATCGTTTTATggttattaattcaaaattagTAACGgtattttgaaaatctaaaacGTTCTTATAACCAACCTTGTTCTTTTTAATAATGTGTAATCTCAGCGGTATTGTCTCGGAGAAATTAAAGGGGAAAAGCTACGGAAAAGGTGGATCAGTCATCTGATCTGATTATATTGGGTTTCGTAAATTTCGCTGTTTGGCATTTATAAGATGCTGTTTGGCCGGGTAGAAAGCGCTTTAGCGGTGCCCGAAAGTTTACTATGCGCCTGCGCAGCAAGTTGGGGGTTGTGGGGCAAAGTGGGGGAGAGTGCAGCCCCAAAACACATTCACCTGAAAATAAAGTTACCCCTATacttaattttaagacatttcaaAACTAGATCTACTATTATTATAGGATCCGCTAAAGTGCAAGTGTCTTGTTCGAATGAAACAATACTATTAAATGAAACACTAAATTACCTTCTTTTCATAGACTCCCCGCATACGAAAGCCCGTGGCGGGAAGTAGGAAGTATCCTTTGGCGTATTTTTCGGTTTCATGGTAATGTCTCTGTCCAAATTCCTCACAGGTAATTTGGGAACACGGTTAGATTCTACAATCGCCGATGAGCTCTTTTGTGGTTTTTTCCGGACAATCGGTGCCACTTGGTTCACATGAGCAAGAGACCCTCCAGGCGTGCAAGCTGTCCTGCGCCGGAAACCTAATTCCTCTAATCGACGATAAGCGGCGTCGTCCATACGCTCGAATTCTCCTCTAGGACTGACTTTATGCGTTTGGTCAAAGTCGACTAGACTTTCTGCAGGTGTAGTAAAATGACCGTTACATTCCGATGACTGTTGCATTATATAATTACCAGTCTCACTCGTTTCTTCATTCGCATAGTCGCCACTTTCATGTTTATCTATGGTAAACTCAGTTCTTCCATTTGGAGACACGGTGAAAAGCTGCCAGCGGTATGACTTGGTCTTCTGGTCATAAGCAAACACGCCCTCAAAACCGTCTATCGCGAGATCATGGTTAGCACAAACACTTATGTCAAACTGAACACGTTCGCCTCCACCAAGGGATGTTGGTGGTGGCGACAATTTTAAAGTGGCATCTTGGTATGAAGTTCGGACTTTACTCAATGGTGTAATAAATTTATAACTGACCATTGGTGCCGGAGATCGGACTGAGTCAGTACTTCGCAATATCATAGCTTGGCTTGAGGTAGGCATTTCCTGTGTTCTATCAAAGCTCTTCAATTAGAATACTTTGTTCTTGAAGACTAATGGATCCAATCGGCGTCTGATTTCTAACCGGAAGCGCAGTGAGgacaggaaatgacgtcatccACAGAAAAATGGCGCTCTTGCCTTCCattctataggtcagagaccacaaattaaaaaaagtacagggaacttactgggaatgtcATGGAATAAAGtagcgtctgtgcgttctgattggtcagtcatgtaaacaaacccgaagaagcgatttttttttcaaaattgagatttttttactgcatttacagtattttattatacatttgcttcgttttatgtttattgaaaaaaagtttatcaaccgaatttctcccgccatgccaacg
This is a stretch of genomic DNA from Mercenaria mercenaria strain notata chromosome 4, MADL_Memer_1, whole genome shotgun sequence. It encodes these proteins:
- the LOC128556219 gene encoding uncharacterized protein LOC128556219 translates to MPTSSQAMILRSTDSVRSPAPMVSYKFITPLSKVRTSYQDATLKLSPPPTSLGGGERVQFDISVCANHDLAIDGFEGVFAYDQKTKSYRWQLFTVSPNGRTEFTIDKHESGDYANEETSETGNYIMQQSSECNGHFTTPAESLVDFDQTHKVSPRGEFERMDDAAYRRLEELGFRRRTACTPGGSLAHVNQVAPIVRKKPQKSSSAIVESNRVPKLPVRNLDRDITMKPKNTPKDTSYFPPRAFVCGESMKRRAQPTKQKSLLEEVKESVNWANRVTPSTHLKNAPRQNLKSAVCFSLRDSWKYDHVQVKRLVETQIQCEVKTLQFDPVSVRSADGSVLDRWIVTFGSNRDCSRAVENGLSVDGDKVVVRSWDEIVREEYCDDWEYPCNYRLSSAKHERALRKFLQVH